Proteins from a single region of Stutzerimonas stutzeri:
- a CDS encoding adenosine deaminase, with amino-acid sequence MHDWLNNLPKAELHLHLEGSLEPELMFRLAERNKIALPWNDVEALRSAYNFGNLQEFLDLYYAGADVLRTEQDFYDLTWAYLQKCEEQNVVHTEPFFDPQTHTDRGVPFEAALNGISAALADGRELLGISSGLILSFLRHLPEEEAFKTLEQALPYRNAFFAVGLDSSEVGHPPSKFQRVFDKARAEGFLTVAHAGEEGPPEYIWQALDLLKVSRIDHGVRAAEDPKLIARLIEEQIPLTVCPLSNTKLKVFDDMRQHNILQLLEQGVKVTVNSDDPAYFGGYVTENFVALHESLGMTEEQARRLAQNSLDARLAY; translated from the coding sequence ATGCACGACTGGCTCAACAACCTGCCCAAGGCCGAACTCCACCTGCACCTGGAGGGCTCTCTGGAGCCTGAACTGATGTTCCGCCTGGCCGAGCGCAACAAGATCGCCCTGCCCTGGAACGACGTCGAAGCCCTGCGCAGCGCCTACAACTTCGGCAACCTGCAGGAATTCCTCGATCTCTACTACGCCGGCGCCGACGTGCTGCGCACCGAGCAGGACTTCTACGACCTGACCTGGGCCTACCTGCAAAAGTGCGAAGAGCAGAACGTCGTGCACACCGAGCCCTTCTTCGACCCGCAGACCCACACCGACCGCGGCGTGCCGTTCGAGGCCGCGCTCAACGGCATCAGCGCGGCGCTTGCTGACGGCCGTGAACTGCTGGGCATCAGCAGCGGGCTGATCCTCAGCTTCCTGCGTCATCTGCCGGAAGAGGAAGCCTTCAAGACCCTGGAACAGGCGCTGCCCTATCGCAACGCCTTCTTCGCCGTCGGCCTCGACAGCTCCGAAGTCGGCCACCCGCCGAGCAAGTTCCAGCGCGTGTTCGACAAGGCGCGTGCCGAAGGCTTCCTCACCGTTGCCCATGCCGGCGAGGAAGGCCCGCCCGAGTACATCTGGCAGGCACTGGATCTGCTCAAGGTCAGCCGTATCGACCACGGCGTGCGTGCGGCCGAAGATCCGAAGCTGATCGCCCGGCTGATCGAGGAGCAGATTCCGCTGACCGTCTGCCCGCTGTCCAACACCAAGCTCAAGGTGTTCGACGACATGCGCCAGCACAACATCCTCCAGCTGCTAGAGCAGGGCGTGAAGGTCACGGTGAATTCCGATGATCCGGCCTACTTCGGCGGCTATGTGACGGAGAACTTCGTCGCGCTGCACGAAAGCCTGGGCATGACCGAGGAACAGGCCCGCCGCCTGGCGCAAAACAGTCTGGACGCACGGCTGGCCTACTGA
- a CDS encoding Bcr/CflA family multidrug efflux MFS transporter — protein MSLRILLILGALSAFGPLAIDMYLPAFPLLAESFGTSVDHVQLSLAAYFIGLAIGQLVYGPLADRYGRRGPLLIGVVLFTLASLASAFAPSMDWLIGVRFVQALGGCAGMVVARAVVRDLCDPMTSAKVFSQLMLVMGLAPILAPVAGGALLASFGWPSIFILLTLFSAMCLVAVTLWLPETYPAGLPRQPMSGALGQYLRLFRDRFFIGHVLTGALCMAGMFAYITGSPFVFIELYGVKPEHFGWLFGINAAGFILMAQVNVRLVRWRGPEFWVRRWVWFFFGSALALLAVAAAQPESLWPLLIPLFCCVSCLGCLLPNATACAMADQRANAGSASALLGSMQFTIAAIAASAVGALHNGTAVPLAAIISLCGLLATVVAYTTARASTE, from the coding sequence ATGTCTCTGCGGATTCTCCTCATACTGGGTGCGCTCAGCGCGTTCGGCCCCCTGGCGATCGACATGTACCTGCCGGCCTTTCCCTTGCTGGCGGAGTCGTTCGGCACCAGCGTCGATCACGTGCAGCTTTCTCTGGCGGCCTATTTCATCGGCTTGGCCATCGGCCAGCTGGTTTACGGGCCGCTGGCCGATCGTTACGGGCGACGCGGCCCGCTACTGATCGGCGTGGTGCTGTTCACCCTGGCGTCACTGGCCAGCGCCTTTGCGCCGTCCATGGACTGGCTGATCGGCGTCCGCTTCGTCCAGGCGCTTGGTGGCTGTGCGGGCATGGTGGTGGCGCGGGCCGTGGTGCGCGACCTGTGCGATCCGATGACCAGCGCCAAGGTGTTTTCGCAGCTGATGCTGGTGATGGGGCTGGCGCCGATCCTCGCGCCGGTGGCGGGCGGGGCCTTGCTGGCCTCGTTCGGCTGGCCTTCGATCTTCATCCTGCTGACGTTGTTCAGCGCGATGTGCCTGGTGGCGGTCACGCTCTGGCTACCGGAAACCTATCCGGCCGGGCTGCCGCGCCAGCCGATGTCCGGCGCGCTAGGGCAGTACCTGCGCCTGTTCCGCGATCGCTTTTTTATCGGCCACGTACTGACCGGCGCGCTGTGCATGGCCGGCATGTTCGCCTACATCACCGGTTCGCCGTTCGTTTTCATCGAGCTGTACGGAGTCAAGCCGGAGCATTTCGGCTGGCTGTTCGGTATCAATGCGGCGGGCTTCATCCTGATGGCGCAGGTCAACGTGCGACTGGTTCGCTGGCGCGGGCCGGAGTTCTGGGTGCGGCGTTGGGTGTGGTTCTTCTTCGGCAGTGCGCTGGCGTTGCTGGCGGTTGCAGCGGCGCAGCCGGAATCGCTCTGGCCGTTGCTGATTCCGCTGTTCTGCTGTGTGTCCTGCCTCGGTTGCCTGCTGCCGAACGCCACGGCCTGCGCCATGGCCGACCAGCGCGCCAATGCCGGCAGCGCCTCGGCCCTGCTCGGCAGCATGCAGTTCACCATCGCAGCCATCGCCGCTTCCGCGGTGGGGGCGCTGCACAACGGCACGGCGGTGCCGCTTGCGGCAATCATCAGCCTGTGCGGCTTGCTGGCAACGGTCGTGGCTTACACCACAGCGCGCGCCAGCACGGAATGA
- a CDS encoding heavy metal translocating P-type ATPase, with amino-acid sequence MSSATHTLPVSGMTCASCAGRVERALLKVPGVTAADVNLANEQVRVEGDDLGMAALITAVEKAGYGVPLQSIELNIEGMTCASCVGRVERALLKVPGVRSAAVNLASERAHVEVIGTPDPAALIQAVEAAGYKASAGDQQRPEEDAERRLQRERWAVIAGLLLAAPLVVPMFGELFGQHWMLPAWIQFLLATPVQFVLGARFYVAGWKAVRAGAGNMDLLVAIGTSAGYGLSLYQWWAAPAGQMPHLYFEASAVVIALVLLGKYLESRAKRQTSAAIRALEALRPDRATRVTDGREEDVAIAVLRLDDLVLVKPGERFPVDGEVLEGESQADEALISGESLPVNKAPGDRITGGAINGEGRLLVRTTALGGETVLARIIRLVEDAQAAKAPIQKLVDRVSQVFVPAVLVIAVFTLIGWLLTGAPAEVALINAVAVLVIACPCALGLATPAAIMAGTGVAARHGILIKDAEALEVAHAVTAVAFDKTGTLTSGKPQIIHLHAVDGDEARILRLAGALQRGSEHPLARAVLERCEADGVTVPDVQKSQALSGRGIAGTLDGQQLALGNRRMLEEYGLQPGELLETAQRWEAEGRTLSWLVEQTPEPRILGLFAFGDSLKDGAAAAIAGLAARHIRSHLITGDNRGSARVVAEALHINDVHAEVLPADKAATVAELKKGGAVVAMVGDGINDAPALAAADVGIAMGGGTDVAMHAAGITLMRGDPRLVPAALEISRRTYRKIQQNLFWAFIYNLVGIPLAAFGFLSPVVAGAAMALSSVSVVSNALLLKRWKPED; translated from the coding sequence ATGTCCAGCGCCACCCATACGCTGCCGGTCAGCGGTATGACCTGCGCCAGCTGCGCCGGCCGCGTCGAGCGGGCCCTGCTCAAGGTACCTGGCGTCACCGCCGCCGACGTCAATCTCGCCAACGAACAGGTGCGCGTCGAAGGTGATGACCTAGGCATGGCAGCACTGATCACCGCCGTGGAAAAAGCCGGCTACGGCGTGCCGCTGCAAAGCATCGAGCTGAATATCGAAGGCATGACCTGCGCCAGCTGCGTCGGCCGGGTCGAGCGGGCGCTGCTCAAGGTGCCCGGTGTACGCAGCGCCGCGGTGAACCTGGCCAGCGAGCGCGCGCATGTCGAAGTGATCGGCACGCCGGACCCGGCTGCGCTGATCCAGGCGGTCGAGGCCGCCGGCTACAAGGCAAGCGCCGGCGACCAGCAACGCCCGGAAGAGGATGCCGAGCGGCGCCTGCAGCGCGAACGCTGGGCAGTGATCGCCGGCCTGCTGTTGGCCGCGCCGCTGGTAGTGCCGATGTTCGGCGAGCTGTTCGGGCAGCACTGGATGCTGCCGGCATGGATCCAGTTCCTGCTCGCCACGCCGGTGCAGTTCGTCCTCGGTGCGCGCTTCTACGTCGCCGGCTGGAAGGCCGTGCGCGCTGGTGCCGGCAACATGGACCTGCTGGTCGCCATCGGCACCAGCGCCGGTTACGGCCTGAGCCTCTATCAATGGTGGGCAGCACCAGCCGGGCAGATGCCGCACCTGTATTTCGAGGCCTCGGCGGTGGTCATCGCCCTGGTGCTGCTGGGCAAGTACCTGGAAAGCCGCGCCAAGCGCCAGACCAGCGCGGCGATCCGGGCACTGGAAGCCTTGCGGCCGGACCGCGCAACACGGGTGACTGACGGCCGCGAGGAAGACGTCGCCATCGCCGTGCTACGCCTGGACGACCTGGTGCTGGTCAAGCCCGGCGAGCGTTTCCCGGTGGACGGCGAAGTGCTCGAAGGCGAAAGCCAGGCCGACGAAGCGCTGATCAGCGGCGAGAGCCTGCCGGTGAACAAGGCGCCGGGCGACCGCATCACCGGTGGCGCGATCAACGGCGAGGGTCGCCTGCTGGTACGCACCACCGCGCTCGGTGGCGAGACCGTGCTGGCGCGGATCATCCGCCTGGTGGAAGACGCCCAGGCGGCCAAGGCACCGATCCAGAAGCTGGTGGACAGGGTCAGCCAGGTGTTCGTCCCGGCGGTGCTGGTGATCGCCGTGTTCACCCTGATCGGCTGGCTGCTCACTGGCGCGCCGGCCGAGGTCGCGCTGATCAATGCGGTGGCGGTGCTGGTGATCGCCTGCCCGTGCGCCCTCGGCCTTGCCACACCGGCGGCGATCATGGCCGGCACCGGCGTGGCGGCGCGCCACGGCATCCTGATCAAGGACGCCGAAGCGCTGGAAGTCGCCCATGCGGTCACGGCCGTGGCCTTCGACAAGACCGGCACGCTCACCTCGGGCAAGCCGCAGATCATCCACCTGCATGCCGTGGACGGCGACGAAGCGCGGATCCTGCGTCTGGCCGGCGCCCTGCAGCGTGGCAGCGAGCATCCGCTGGCGCGCGCCGTGCTGGAGCGCTGCGAGGCCGACGGCGTCACGGTTCCCGATGTGCAGAAGAGCCAGGCCCTGAGCGGCCGCGGCATCGCCGGAACGCTGGATGGTCAGCAGCTGGCGCTGGGCAACCGGCGCATGCTCGAAGAGTACGGCCTGCAGCCGGGCGAGCTGCTGGAAACCGCCCAGCGCTGGGAAGCCGAGGGCCGCACCCTGTCCTGGCTGGTGGAACAGACGCCCGAGCCGCGCATCCTCGGCCTGTTTGCTTTCGGTGACAGCCTCAAGGACGGCGCCGCAGCGGCGATTGCCGGGCTCGCGGCGCGGCATATCCGCAGCCACTTGATCACCGGCGACAACCGAGGCAGCGCGCGGGTGGTGGCAGAAGCACTGCACATCAACGACGTGCATGCCGAAGTGCTGCCGGCGGACAAGGCCGCCACCGTGGCAGAGCTGAAAAAGGGCGGCGCCGTGGTGGCGATGGTCGGCGACGGCATAAACGATGCGCCGGCTCTGGCTGCGGCGGATGTCGGCATCGCCATGGGCGGTGGTACCGACGTAGCCATGCATGCGGCCGGCATTACCCTGATGCGTGGCGACCCACGCCTGGTACCGGCGGCGCTGGAGATCAGCCGACGCACCTACCGCAAGATCCAGCAGAACCTGTTCTGGGCCTTCATCTACAACCTGGTGGGCATTCCGCTCGCCGCCTTCGGCTTTCTCAGCCCGGTGGTGGCTGGCGCGGCGATGGCCTTGTCGAGCGTCAGCGTGGTGAGCAACGCCCTGCTGCTTAAGCGCTGGAAACCAGAAGATTGA
- a CDS encoding TetR family transcriptional regulator encodes MRRTKEEAEKTRIAILASAERLFLDKGVAHTSLDQIARDAGVTRGAVYWHFQNKAHLFHEMLNQIRLPPEQMTERLCSCNQQQPLLALIALRNLTVEAISALASNEQKRRIFTILLHKCEFTDELREAEERHHAFINQFIDLCENLLRNASACLRPGVTPRLAALSLHAMVVGLFTDWTRDTELFAPEVDTKALIDPLFRGLVRDWPDDPDQLAG; translated from the coding sequence ATGCGCCGAACCAAAGAAGAAGCCGAGAAAACCCGTATTGCCATCCTCGCCTCTGCCGAGCGGCTGTTTCTGGACAAGGGGGTGGCCCACACCAGTCTCGACCAGATTGCCCGTGACGCCGGTGTGACGCGAGGGGCGGTGTATTGGCACTTCCAGAACAAGGCACATCTGTTCCACGAAATGCTCAATCAGATTCGTCTGCCGCCCGAGCAGATGACCGAGCGCCTGTGCAGTTGCAATCAGCAACAACCGCTGCTGGCACTGATCGCCCTGCGCAACCTGACGGTCGAGGCCATCAGCGCGCTGGCAAGCAACGAGCAGAAGCGCCGGATCTTCACCATCCTGCTGCACAAGTGCGAGTTCACCGATGAGCTGCGCGAAGCCGAAGAGCGCCACCACGCCTTCATCAATCAGTTCATCGACCTGTGCGAGAACCTGCTGCGCAATGCCTCGGCGTGCTTACGTCCCGGCGTAACGCCTCGCCTTGCTGCACTCTCGCTGCATGCCATGGTGGTCGGGTTGTTCACCGACTGGACGCGCGACACCGAATTGTTCGCACCGGAGGTCGATACCAAGGCATTGATCGACCCGTTATTCCGCGGCCTGGTCCGCGACTGGCCGGATGACCCCGACCAGCTCGCCGGTTGA
- a CDS encoding heavy-metal-associated domain-containing protein: protein MQVFNVSGMTCSHCERAVTQAIQALDPQAQVQVDLAAGTVQVQSSASEQAISEAISEEGYQVS from the coding sequence ATGCAAGTATTCAACGTGAGCGGAATGACCTGCAGCCACTGCGAGCGTGCGGTAACCCAGGCCATTCAGGCGCTGGACCCACAGGCTCAGGTGCAGGTGGACCTGGCGGCCGGAACCGTGCAGGTGCAGAGCAGTGCCAGCGAGCAGGCGATCAGTGAGGCGATCAGTGAAGAGGGTTATCAGGTGAGCTGA